A genome region from Nerophis lumbriciformis linkage group LG18, RoL_Nlum_v2.1, whole genome shotgun sequence includes the following:
- the abhd17ab gene encoding alpha/beta hydrolase domain-containing protein 17A has translation MDSLSISELCGLFCCPPCPSRIAAKLAFLPPEPTYAFIPDAEPGPNAAGPTRASSLRPRSGVAVAGSAPSEGKWKLHLTERAEFQYSQRELDTIEVALAQSSRGNKIGCMYIRCAPNSRFTVLFSHGNAVDLGQMSSFYIGLGTRINCNIFSYDYSGYGVSGGKPSEKDLYADIDAAWHTLRTRYGVSPESIILYGQSIGTVPTVDLASRYECAAVVLHSPLTSGMRVAFPDTKKTYCFDAFPNIEKVSKITSPVLIIHGTEDEVIDFSHGLALFERCPKAVEPLWVEGAGHNDIELYSQYLERLRRFIGQEVTLPHA, from the exons ATGGATAGCCTGTCTATCAGTGAGCTCTGTGGCCTGTTCTGCTGCCCGCCTTGTCCAAGCCGTATCGCAGCCAAGCTAGCCTTCCTTCCCCCGGAGCCCACGTACGCCTTCATCCCGGATGCAGAACCGGGCCCCAACGCTGCGGGGCCGACGAGGGCTTCGAGCCTGCGGCCTAGAAGCGGCGTGGCCGTCGCCGGGAGCGCACCGTCAGAGGGAAAATGGAAACTTCATCTGACGGAGCGCGCTGAGTTCCAGTACTCGCAGAGGGAGCTGGACACCATCGAGGTGGCGCTCGCTCAATCCAGCAGAGGGAACAAAATCGGCTGCATGTACATCCGCTGTGCTCCTAATTCCAG ATTCACGGTGCTGTTTTCCCACGGTAATGCGGTGGACCTTGGCCAGATGAGCAGCTTCTACATAGGCCTCGGCACACGCATCAACTGCAACATCTTTTCCTACGACTACTCCGGCTACGGCGTCAGTGGCGGCAAACCCTCTGAGAAGGACCTCTATGCCGACATCGACGCCGCCTGGCACACTCTACGCACGCG GTATGGTGTCAGCCCAGAGAGCATCATCCTGTACGGACAGAGTATCGGTACAGTTCCCACGGTGGACCTGGCGTCTCGGTACGAGTGCGCTGCCGTGGTCCTTCACTCGCCGTTGACATCTGGCATGAGAGTGGCTTTTCCCGACACAAAGAAGACCTACTGTTTTGATGCTTTCCCCAA CATCGAGAAAGTGTCCAAAATCACATCCCCAGTGCTCATCATCCACGGGACAGAGGACGAAGTGATCGACTTCTCCCACGGCCTGGCTCTGTTCGAGCGCTGCCCCAAGGCAGTGGAGCCCCTGTGGGTGGAGGGGGCGGGACACAACGACATCGAACTGTACAGTCAGTACCTGGAGCGCCTGCGTCGCTTTATAGGACAGGAAGTCACCTTACCACATGCCTGA